The genomic interval CCCCCTTCAGGGCGAGCTCACGAAAACAGATGCGGCAGAGGCCGAACTTCCGCAGGACGGCGCGCGACCGGCCGCACCGCTGGCAGCGGCGGACGGTACGCACCTTGAACTTCGGCGTGCGCTTGGCTCGTTCGATCCAGGCAGTCTTTGCCATTCCTCTCGTCTCCTCTAGGCGACGCGCTGCGGGGTCTCGCCGCGGAACGGCCAGCCCAACTCGCGCAGCAGGGCCATCGCCAGATCGTCCCGGTCGGTCGACGTCACGATGGTGATGTCCATCCCATGGATCTTCTCCACCTTATCGAAGTCGATCTCGGGGAAGATCATCTGCTCCTTGATGCCGAAGGTGTAGTTCCCCCGCCCGTCGAAGCTCCGGTTGGGCAGCCCGCGGAAGTCCCGGATCCGGGGGATCGCCAGGGTGATGAAGCGATCGAGGAACTCGTACATCCGCGCCCGGCGGAGCGTCACCGTGGCGCCGACCGGCATGCCGGCCCGGAGGCCGAAGTTGGCGATCGCCTTCTTGGCGCGGGTGACCACCGCGTGCTGTCCGGTGACCAGCCCCAGCTCGTCCACAGCCGCCTCGAGCTGCTTGGGATTCTTCCCCGCGTCGCCCATGCCGATGTTGAGCACCACCTTGGTGATCCGCGGGACCTGGTGCTTGTTGGGCAGTCCGAAATCCTTCTGCAGCTTGGCGCGGACGGTCTTCTCGTAGAACTCCTGCAGCCGGGGCGTGCCCTCGGCGGCCTTGGGTGCGTGGTCCACCGCTCCGGCCGGCGCTTTATCCTTTCCCTTACCTTTGGCGGGAGGTTGAGCGGGCGCCCCCTTGCCCGGCTGCGCCCCCTTACCGCCCTTACCGCCCTTACCGTCTTTCCCGCCCTTCCCGCCCTCTTTGAGTTCGTCTGCCATCTTACCGGTTCCTCGGGATCGGCTGCTCCGACTTGACGGCGATCCGCTCCACGGTGCCGTCGGCGTCCACCCGGCGCCGGACCCGGGTGGGCTCCCCGCTCTTGGGATCGATCAGCATCGCCTTCGAATGATGGATCGGCGCCGGGAACTCCACGATCCCGGCCTCCGACGTCTGGGTGGCCCGCCGGTGCCGCTTCACCACGTTGACGCCCTCGATGGTGATGCGCGCGGTCTTGGGGTTCACCCGCAGCACCCGGCCCCGCTTGCCTTTGTCGTCACCCGAGATGACCTGGACCGTGTCACCCTTGGTGATCCGGAGGCGCGTCCGTACCGGCGCCTGGTGGCGCACCCGCTTGGCCTTCTTATAGACGAGCGGCTTCATGCTACAGTACCTCCGGGGCGAGCGAGACGATCTTCATGTAGCGCTTCTCGCGCAGCTCCCGGGCGACCGGGCCGAAGATGCGGGTGGCCCGCGGCTCGCCCGCGTCGTTGATCAGGACAGCGGCATTCTCGTCGAACCGGATGTAGGAGCCGTCCTTCCGGCGGGTCTCCTTGGCCGTCCGCACGATGACCGCCTTGGCCACGTCGCCCTTCTTCACCTGGCCGGTGGGAATGGCGTCCTTGATGGCCACCACCACGATGTCGCCCAGGCCGGCGTAGCGACGCTTGCTCCCGCCCAGCACGCGGATCACCAGCGCCCGGCGGGCGCCCGAATTGTCCGCGATCCGAAGAATCGATTCCTGTTGCACCATGGCTATTTGGCCCGGAGGACGATGTCGGTGACCCGCCAGCGCACCGTCTTGGCGAGCGGCCGGGTCTCCATGATGCGGACCGTGTCACCGGTCTTGGCGCCCTGCTCGTTCCGCGCCTTGACCGTCTTGGTCCGGGTGACCTGCTTGCCGTACACCGGGTGCGCGTAGCGCCGGACCAGGGAGACGGTGACCGTCTTCTCCATCTTGTCGCTGGTCACTACGCCCGTGCGGGTCTTCCGCTTGGCCCGCGTCCGCGTCGCCTGGTCAGCCATGGGCTTGCTTCTCCCGGAGAATCGTTTGCAGCCGCGCGATGTCGCGCCGGATGGCCCGGAAGCGCATCGGGTTCTCGATCGACTCGGTGGCGGACCGGAAGCGCAGGTTGAAGCGCTCGGTGACGAGCTCCTCCAGCCGGGTCTTCAGGGTCTCCACCGACATCTCCCTGATCTCGTTCGCCTTCATCGCTCAGATCTCCTCGCGCTTGATGAAGCGCGTCCGGACCGGCAGCTTGGCCGAGGCGAGCGCCAGCGCCTTCTTGGCGAGGTCCTCGCTGATGCCCTCGACCTCGAACATGACCCGGCCCGGCTTGACCACCGCCACCCAGCCCTCGGGGTTGCCCTTGCCTTTGCCCATGCGGGTCTCGGCCGGCTTCTTGGTGATCGGCTTGTCGGGGAAGATCCGGATCCAGACCTTGCCGCCGCGCTTCATCTCCCGGGTCATCGCCACGCGGGAGGCTTCGATCTGCCGGCTGGTGACCCAGCCCGGCTCCAGGCTCATCAGACCGAACTCGCCGAATGCCACGGTGTTCCCCCGGCTGGCGATGCCCTTGGTCCGGCCCTTGAACGTCTTGCGGAACTTGATCCGCTTGGGCGCCAGCATCGGACTCAGGCCCCCGTGCTGTAGGTACGGCCGGACACGTCCTCGATCACCTCGCCCTTGAAGATCCAGACCTTGATGCCAATGGTGCCGTAGGTGGTCTTCGCGGTGCTGGTGGCGTAGTCGATGTCCGCCCGCAGCGTGTGCAGGGGCACCCGGCCCTCGTGGTACCCCTCGGTGCGCGCGATCTCCGCCCCGCCCAGCCGGCCCGCCGCGCGGACCTTGATGCCCTGGGCCCCCATCCGCATCGCGCTCTGCACCGCCCGCTTCATGGCGCGGCGGAAGGAGATCCGCTGGGTGAGCTGGTGCGCGATGTTGTCGCCGACCAGCTGGGCCGAGAGCTCCGGCCGCTTGATCTCTTCCACGTTGATGGCCGCTTCCTTGCCGGTGAGCTGGGCCAGCTCGTCGCGCAGCTTGTCCACCTCGGCGCCCCGCTTCCCGATCACCACGCCCGGCCGCCCGGTGTGCACCGTGATGGTGACCTTGCCGGGCCGCCGCTCGATGTCGATCTGGGCGATGGCCGCGTGGCCCAGCCGCTGCTTCAGGTACTTCCGGACCAGCTCGTCCTCCTTGAGCAGCGCCGGCATGTCCTTGG from Gemmatimonadales bacterium carries:
- the rplE gene encoding 50S ribosomal protein L5, which codes for MDHAPKAAEGTPRLQEFYEKTVRAKLQKDFGLPNKHQVPRITKVVLNIGMGDAGKNPKQLEAAVDELGLVTGQHAVVTRAKKAIANFGLRAGMPVGATVTLRRARMYEFLDRFITLAIPRIRDFRGLPNRSFDGRGNYTFGIKEQMIFPEIDFDKVEKIHGMDITIVTSTDRDDLAMALLRELGWPFRGETPQRVA
- the rplP gene encoding 50S ribosomal protein L16 yields the protein MLAPKRIKFRKTFKGRTKGIASRGNTVAFGEFGLMSLEPGWVTSRQIEASRVAMTREMKRGGKVWIRIFPDKPITKKPAETRMGKGKGNPEGWVAVVKPGRVMFEVEGISEDLAKKALALASAKLPVRTRFIKREEI
- the rpsQ gene encoding 30S ribosomal protein S17, which gives rise to MADQATRTRAKRKTRTGVVTSDKMEKTVTVSLVRRYAHPVYGKQVTRTKTVKARNEQGAKTGDTVRIMETRPLAKTVRWRVTDIVLRAK
- the rplN gene encoding 50S ribosomal protein L14, encoding MVQQESILRIADNSGARRALVIRVLGGSKRRYAGLGDIVVVAIKDAIPTGQVKKGDVAKAVIVRTAKETRRKDGSYIRFDENAAVLINDAGEPRATRIFGPVARELREKRYMKIVSLAPEVL
- the rpsC gene encoding 30S ribosomal protein S3, whose translation is MGQKTHPIGLRLGIVKQSSSRWFATKDMPALLKEDELVRKYLKQRLGHAAIAQIDIERRPGKVTITVHTGRPGVVIGKRGAEVDKLRDELAQLTGKEAAINVEEIKRPELSAQLVGDNIAHQLTQRISFRRAMKRAVQSAMRMGAQGIKVRAAGRLGGAEIARTEGYHEGRVPLHTLRADIDYATSTAKTTYGTIGIKVWIFKGEVIEDVSGRTYSTGA
- the rpmC gene encoding 50S ribosomal protein L29, whose product is MKANEIREMSVETLKTRLEELVTERFNLRFRSATESIENPMRFRAIRRDIARLQTILREKQAHG
- a CDS encoding type Z 30S ribosomal protein S14, with amino-acid sequence MAKTAWIERAKRTPKFKVRTVRRCQRCGRSRAVLRKFGLCRICFRELALKGEIPGVRKASW
- the rplX gene encoding 50S ribosomal protein L24; the encoded protein is MKPLVYKKAKRVRHQAPVRTRLRITKGDTVQVISGDDKGKRGRVLRVNPKTARITIEGVNVVKRHRRATQTSEAGIVEFPAPIHHSKAMLIDPKSGEPTRVRRRVDADGTVERIAVKSEQPIPRNR